The following is a genomic window from Sciurus carolinensis chromosome 3, mSciCar1.2, whole genome shotgun sequence.
GACTCCCCACCTCTACCTGAATGCCACCCTTAAGCCTTCCTAGTATTGAAATTTTGGAGCCCCTCTCCCCCCACCATTGCTCTCAGGCTCTACTGAATACAGGAAGTACCCCACCCTCCTTTTTTTACTTGATCTTGGAGATGAAGACTGAGCCAAGAAGGGTTCTCTGGTGCCCCAAGGGCTAGGAGATGGCCTGAGCCTGCTGCCAACTTAAATTCCAGGTCCAGAGAGAAGGTCCAGGGCTCTACAATAGGCTGAGGAATGTCTGCAGGGAGAAATGATCATCCTGAGGCCTCAACGCTGGGGTTTTGTGGAGAGAAGGACCTAGTGTTGGAAGGAGACAGAGGAAGGTAGAGCTGGCTTTGGAGGAAAAAATAGTCTCCAAGAAGTCTACCTTGGAGACTGAATTCAGCATGGGTCCCCGGAGAGAAGAATAGCCCAGGTTGCAACTCCACATCACAACTTCTGAAGGTAGTAGAGGAAAAAGATGAGAACTGGGCCTGTTGGCCCAGCCAGGTATCCCGGCGCAGGCAGCCATCAAAGGCAGGGACAAGCTGgagtgggtggaggagaggaagaatgTTGGAATATTTAAAGTAGGGTATGTGAGCCTCAGTCTCAGCCTTCCCATCCTCAGTTTATTTCCCTTTGAGACACAAACATTTGACTTCCTCCACACAGCTCTTATCCCATTCTCTTTCCCTAAAATTTGGATTTCTATTTTCACAGTTTAGCCTTGGTTCCTACCCCTGTGATTTAGTTACCGGCAACCGCAGGTTGGAGGTGGGGAAGAGCAACCCTCCCAATGCAATCCTCATGATGGACTGGGGTTTGTTGTCCAGGGGCCCAGAGACCTGTCTCAGGCTCAGTATCTCTTCTCCATTCACCCATAGCAGTACTGAGTCCCCATCAATCTTCACTTTCATCTGCAATAGGAGGTGAGAAGTAGACACAGAGGCCCTTGGGGGTGTGTTGCTACCCCTTTCCTCTGAGGCAACCTAGTATGGTTGAAAGAATGTGCACTTGAAGACACAGCTAGCCATCCCTGGCTCACTCAGGTCTTCTCACTTATAAATTGACTGGGCTTTAAATTTTTCATCTGAAGAAACAGGGACAAGAGTAGCTACTTTTGGAGTTTTGTGTAGATTAGATGAGATGCCAATGACAAAGGATACCCAATAActtgcttctgtttttctgtatACCAGCCCAAGATACCCTTCACTGAAGGAGAAGAGCTAGCTTACCTGGTGCCATCTCCCATCATCCAGCCGAGGTCCAGCACCTACTGTAAGCTGGGCCCAGGAATTGAACAATTGGATTTCAGGTTTGCCATCCCGAAGTCCCAGCATGAACCAGTCATCCTCAGTATTAGTATCCCCATGAAAAATCACTCCCTCTGGATCCCAGGTTCGAAATTCAAAGGAAGAGGAGGTTCTGGTAGGACAAAGAAGGGAAAACTGTGGGGTGTGTCTTTTGAGGGTTGAAGAGGTGGAGTTCAGGGAGACAGAAGAGGCAGACATGGAAAGACGACTGATGGAGACAGGGTAGGTTCAGGGAGCTGGGTCCAGAGGATAGGTGAACCACATACTTGTTGATCTTGCTGAGGTTAAAGGACATTACAGCTACAGGTTCTTGTCCTAGGCCATTGCTGAGGTGTCTAGCAGGAGGATCCTGGGCCCTCTgttagaaaaagaagataaacaagtTGGGTGAAGGACACATCAGAGACGGCAAGAGAGACACTGCTACAggaacagaggaagagagaaaaggatggAGCCAAAGTGCAGTTCATTTAAATACACGCACAACTGAGGACCCTGTCCCACTTCGGCACCTGGGTGGGGAGAAGGTGTTCCAGAGCCCATCCCTGGTGAGTGTGAGGTGGCAGcaacagtggcagcagcagcagcagcagcagatgtGAGGTGACCAGTGGGCCTCTGCTCTCCATAGTCAGCAGCAATCCACTCTGTGGCTCAGACAACTCTGAGGAGAACGTGTGGGGGAGGCAGCCTTGCACATGGGTGGTGGAGAGTTAAAggatgggggggaggggggaggggagtggCAGGGGGGAGAAAGGGGACAGGAAACTGGGACACTGACCCTGCAGCCCCTCTGAAAGCAATGGGGCCAGGGACAGAGTCCCTCTATTATCAAGCCCCATAGTAGAGGGGAAGTTTATGAGCTGGAagaagacatcccatgttcctttttctcccctaGAGCCTGACCTAGCATTCTATCTGCTTGGAAAGGCTCCTCAACAGACCTTAGGTCTGCAAAGGATCCTGCCCTGCTCAAGTAGCATTGGGGCTAGAGATGAGAATGGAATCTAAATTATCTGACTgaatgaccttgagcaagtcacctCACCTTTGTGCTTCACTGTCATTgtcaaatgaaggaaataatcatttatttatgggATTGCTGTGCATGAGGGTTCACTGAGATAAAGCAGACACGGTGTCTGTTATCTGTTCTGAACTCCTCCCTAAGTTTTCCCAGGCCTCTGACGCTTGTCTCACAAGCAGCTATTGTCTTTGTGTGTGATTTAGCGGATACTAAGTAACCTGGCCCCATTCCTAAAGATCTCTCTTATCCATTGATTACAGGGCCCAACAGTGTACCCTCTCCCTGACCCATTTTAAACTAGAAATGTCCCTCAGAGAAGAAACATTTTGAGCCACCCAACAGCTGTAGAAATAGGGATGGGGGCATAGCTCCCTGGTATAGCCCTTGCCTAgaagccctgggtctgatcctcaacactgaaacaacagaaaccaaacaaaaccGTGGGACATAGCTTTTACAGCTGGGGGTCTTGGGGATTCACCCAGGGTTCAGGTGGATCTGAATGGGTGGGTGAGTGAAAGCTAAAGTAGATAGTCACTGCACAATTCAATTAAAGGAGCACAAGGTGACTTCAGAGCGGGGGTGGTGGAGGGTATCTCTGATGGAGATTTGGACCGGAAGCTTTGACCCCTGCCCTGGGCCCAGTCACAAGACCGTGCTgtcagaggtggggctgggggcggggatGCGCCTGTTTTGCAAGCTGATTGGCTGGCGGAAGCGCCTCTTTGGGCGAATTTAGTGATTACCGGGGCGGTCAGGACCAACTCACTTTCCCGGCTGGTCTCTCTGTTCTTCCTGCACTAGAACCCCGGCTGGGAACCCGTGGCACCTCCACTACCCTCATCTCCCGGCTTTTCGTGACCCGAGTTTGTATGCCCTTTGCTCGGCCCTGCAGAACGGGAGTGGGGATCTTTGTCGTTGGTCCAAACGCTGGGGTCCGGATGGCTTCCGTGCGGATCCGAGAGGCCAAGGAGGGAGACTGTGGAGACATCTTGAGGCTGATTCGGGTGAAGCCTGGGGGTGGGAAAGCAGAGGGGTCAGAGCGGAGCGGCCTGAGCCCGGGAGTGGGAagagggtgtgggggaggggcgcgCTTTGGGATCCGGCTCCGGGAGCATCCCGGCCCTCCTACTCTAATCTCGTCTCCGTCCCCGCGCCACAGGAACTGGCCGAGTACGAGAAACTCTTGGATCAGGTGAAGATCAGTGAAGAAGGTGGGGGCTCAGCCACCGTGCcctgatgggggctggggaggaagtAAGGGATGTGTTTCCTGGGCAGCAGCTCCTGGGTGGGCATACACAGGGTCCTCTTTCTCAGATTTCCCCATTTCTGCAGCCCTGAGAGCAGATGGCTTTGGAGAGAATCCTTTCTATCACTGTTTGGTAGCAGAGATTCTTCCAGCACCTGGGGAATTACAGGGTAAGAGCACCTCTCCAGTCAGCCTCAGTCCTCTCTCCTGTTCTTTCCAGGGGCCTtacccttctttcctctctctttcagaGCCCTGTGTGGTGGGCTACGGGTTATACTATTTCACCTACAGCACATGGAAGGGACGCAGCATTTATATGGAGGACATCTATGTGATGCCAGAATATCGTGGTACTGGGCAGGGTCTGAGACCAGGGTGGACACAGATCACAGACCCACCACCATCGGTTGAGCCCCTCATCTGAGCCTATGGCCTTTTCTGATCTCCTTCAACTCAAACAATGATTCTTTTtgcctctttctccttttaacaggtcaggggattggttccagaatAATCAAGACAGTGGCTGAGGTGAGAAGGGTGGGAACTACAAGCGAGGCCTGAAAAAGCAAGGTTATATGGGGGCACCCAGGTGAATGAGGGGGTGAGAGTCTTCCCTTTTGGCCTCAGAACAGTGAGTAATGTTTTCTCCACAGGTGGCCTTGGATCAAGGTTGCTCCCAGTTCCGCCTGGCAGTTCTGGACTGGAACAAGAGGGCCATGGATTTGTACAAGGCCCTAGGAGCCCAAGATCTGACTGAAGCAGAGGGCTGGCACTCCTTCTGCTTTGAAGGAGAGGCAATGAGGGAGTTGGCAGGAAGGTGATGCCATCGCTTGGGGATCTCTCTATTGGAGTTTCTATCTCCACCCACTCAAGCACTCCTCAGAGACCATCTCCACAGTGACCCAGAGGCCTCCCTGAGAAAAGAGGGTTGTGGATGCAAGTTCCTGGAGTACAAAAAGAGCAGAATTGAGGGAGAGGCCTTGTTGagggtgaaaaataaatgagaattattCTGTCCTGATGTGGTGTTGGGTAGAAGAGTTGATAAGGTGACAAAATCTTCAGTCActtcaataaattttgttttcccctttggagtactggggtttgaacccaaggatgctctatGGCTGAGATactacccaaccctttttattttgagacagcctccctaagttgcccaggctggcttcaaacttgtgatcctcctgcctcagcctctctctccAGTAGCTCggttacagatatgcaccactgtgcttggacAAGATCCTTCTGTGTTCAGATTAGGGGATGTTGCTCTGATGGAGGCTGGAATAGCCAGGAAGGATAAGGGAGGGACCAAGTTGTCTTTGATCTTCATACACCAGTCTTGGCTCTGGCTGTGGCATACAGGGAAAAGATAGTGAGTGAACAGGTTTGGCAGATGGAGTTTGTTTAGAATCTGAAGGCCTCAAATGTCTGGATTGTGCCCCCTGGTGTCAGCACTTCAAGGGAAACTGAGAAGGACCCCTTGCCCTAAGTTTTAATAAATCAGCTCAGCTAGCTGGGAGCACTGGCACcatactggggaggctgaagcctCCCCAGGAGTTTAGGGAAATTCTGGCCCTGTTAAGAAGTCAGCTACctagtgttttgttttgatttcagcACTGGAGAATGAACTAAGGCCTTGCACataccagacaaaatactttactattgaactacatccccagctttttttttttttaaagacgcAGTCTGAGCCAGGTGgaatggcatatgcctgtaatctcagcactcaggaggctgaggtacaATAgcagattcaaagccagtctcaacaatttaatgaggatctaatcaacttagcaagaccttatttaaaaaaaaaaaaaaatttaaattgctgtggctcagtggttaagtgcccttgggttcaattcctagtacaaaaaaaaaaaaaaagaaagaaagaaaaaaaagtcacaagttggcttggggtgtagctcaatgatagagtgcttacctggcatatTGAAGGGCTTGGGTTCAATCATaccagcaagaaagaaaaaaaaaaaaagtcacaaagtcTTTATTTTCATCCGGACATAccttataaaagaggaaaatcaagGTAAAAAACGAAACTTTTAAGACCAGGGAACAAGAAGGGAaagttcatttcttattttttttctttcttttttgtgctcctggtgatcaaacccagagccttcaacatgctaggcaagtactttaccactgagctattcctcTAGCTCTTATTCCCCAGTTTCatactattttattattcaagTAATGCAGATTtgttgtaaaaaagaaaaaattggagcATACATATAAAActagtagccaggcatggtggcacatgcctgtaatcccagggaggagggaggctgaggcaggagtattgtgagttcaaagccagcttcagtgaaagcaaggtgctaagtaactcagtgagatcctgtctctaaataaaatacaaagaagggctggggaatgtgactcagtggttgagtgcccctaagttcaatctccagtacccccgcCTCAAAAAAAGAGGGGGCAAGGGTGTGGTTCAGTAGTAAAATGTGTGCTTAGCATCCACAAggtcttaggttcaatccccagctccaaaaaaaattagtgaaataaaaatagaagtcatAACCTTACTTATATAATCACTATTAAGCCTTTGGTATTGATTATTCAGACTTTAGAACACATACAGAATATATACCTATATAGTTAAATGAGTAGGACTTATGGGATCATACTTTTGTAGcctgttttttaatttaaccaTGTCAGAAACACGTTTCCAGGTTGTACAGTGTGTATCtgtcatcactttttttttttctgtcatcacTTTTGATGGTGGTATAGTTTCTTTTGTGCATGAGCCATTGGTTAAATTGTCATATCAGTGGGATGAAAATTCAGACACTGAGGTTAGTAACATAAATGTGTAAGTTGTAGAAATCAGGATCTATGGAAGTTTAAAATGTTGAAGACCcatcttaaaattcaaattattaggGTCATGGTGTAGCTTAGTAGGAGAGTGCATGCTTAGTTATGCGCAATGCCCCGGATTTAAAACCCAAcaccaaaacaaagagaaaatcatatctccataaattgtggaagctggctttgaacttgtgatcctcctgcctccatctccggtgttgctgggattacgggcagcACTACTCCGCTGGGTTGCATTTGCTTTTTGGTATAGTTTACGAAATTATTTAACTCTTCATTATATTAAAATCTTCTCAAGTCAAAAGCCATGgctcttttttccccctgtggtgctggggagtgaacccttGACCATGAGCATGCTGAACAAGCACTCTagcattgaactacatccccaggttAAGATCCCTCACTCTTAAATCTCCTATACCACACGGTTAAAGATACTTAAGATAGTCAATACCTGTGCCCGCAGAAGGCAAAGCCCAGCGCATGCGCACCGGACACTTGGCCTTCTggctcctccttttttttttctggagcgTGCGCACAAAGAAAGACAAAGGTGGGGAAAGTGACCAAGCAGTCATTCGTGCGCATGCCCATCCCTAACTTGCCCTAGTCCGTGGGGCTCCCTGTGGCGAAGTGGGTGTGGCCTGACCTGGCGGCGAAAATCCAATCCGAGGGAGTGAGCTCTGTCCCTCCCTTCCCGTGATTGGTTTGCACTCAGTGttgtggggtgggggaaaggaagggaggcgGACAGTGGAGTGGTGGGGAGGCGAATAAAGAGCGCTCATCTCGTTCTGCGCAAGCGCAAGGAAGCGACCAGGAGGGGGCGTGAGAGAGTGGAGGGGAATGTGGAAGCCCTGATGCGCTGGCGAGCGCGAGTGGGGTCGCCAGCCTTGACGCCTGCGCCGTGGTGCTAAAACACCGCGCGCGGCGGGCGGGTGCCGGGTGCGCCTGCGCAGtaggcggtggcggcggcggcggcggcggcggcggcggcagggGGAGGTGGAGGCCGTggagcggcagcggcagcggcgggTCCCGGGACTGAGGCAGcagcgggggcggcggcggcgggcggaaGCTGAGGTGACGAAgacagcggcggcggcggccgttCCCCTCACGGTGGCGGAGACCAAGGCGGCGGCGGCGGACGGGGAGCGGCCCGGCCCTGGCCCCCTGCTCGTTGGCTGTGGCAGGGCCGCCGTGGGGCCGGCCCGGCTCCCGCCCCCCGCGGCTCCCCCTCCGGCTCCTCCTCCCGGGAGACGCCGGGGGCCAGGTCCGGCCCGTACTCAGAGCGCTGCTTCAGCTGCCGCCGCCGGAGTCGGAGGCGGTGGCGGCGCCATGGGCGGCCTGTCCTCTGGGGGGGATGTGGAGCCGGGACTGCCGGTCGAGGTGCGCGGCTCCAACGGGGCCTTCTACAAGGTGAGGCGGCGCGCCGACCCGGGACACCCTCTTTGGTCCCCTCCCCCAGGCGGAGTAGGGAAGAGTGGGGCGGGATCGAGCTCCTGTAGCTAAGTCCTGACCCTTAGAACCTTCGACCCACGCTCCCACCCGCAGCCCTCATAGGCAGACCGCTGGGAGTTAGCCCTCTTCCTCTTATTTTTGACTCCTCTGTTATACCTGTTTTTACCTCCAGCTCCGAGAGAATGGACATCAGGTCATTATTGTGCTTGGATCGGCACTCCTCGCCCCCCATGATAAACCTCTTTACCCAGCTTCTAATTGACTTTCATGTTTCCTAGTGGAAGACATACCTTAGCCCTTAATCACATCTTCCCTACAGTCTAAGCACatggagaattttctttcttctcccacatGAACCCCTTGGGAAGGTCCTCTGTCCCATATTGGATCCTTTAATCTTCCTCAGGGAGTCCTCTGCCTACTGGCTGTGGAACACTCACCCCACTTTCATCTTATATTCCTGTTCCCAGCCCAAGGAGAAACGGTCAAAATCCATTTATGACATTTGGCATCTTTGGCCTCAGGTTATAACAGTCAAGTTGCCTCCCAGCCAACCATAAAGTGGATTCTTTTTACAAGTCTGTCACCCATCATATCTTTATTTCAAGGCCTGCTGGTCTGCCATTCTACTCAGGGATGTATTGTATTTGGTATCTCACTTTGACCTCAGATACTTTTGGATTGTTCATATAGTTCCTTCATCTTGAAAGCATAAGATCATATTCATGATCTCTTAAAGGGAAGCTCACCAGGATCCCTTATGTTTATCTTAAGGATTTCCACTTCTGGAAGACCTTTGGTCAGTTCTCCCAATTCCTTATCTGACAGCCTTTTTTGGAAAGAGACAGGGATTATCATTCAAAGACCCTtggttattttcagtttttcccttgCCCAGGATTTGGTTCCTTTGAAATCCTTTTACTACTATCATTTTCTAGGTCAACttgcccccgcccccccccccccaccaattTAGATTAAGTAAGAGAGaccctggccttttttttttttttttttccctttatcctCTGAATCTGGGAGTTGGATCCAGGGTCTTGCCCATGAttgtcaagcactctaccaatgagctacatcctaacccttttattttgagatagggtctctccaGGTTGCCAGGCTGAATATAAACTTGAGATTCTGCAtcagcctctccagtagctgggattataggtgtgtgccaccactcctggcagaGAGAGAACTTCTTTCTTCTCAGGCATTTTTCTTCGTGTGACTGATGGAATTCTGAACTTTTTTTGGACTTTATGCCTAGAATTGCCCCAGACTTTCTGATtcccattttttcatttcatcctggGGAGCCAGAGAAAAGATATCTGCTCATGACATCAGATATGAGGAGAAAGACCCTCCCTTCCTTCAGTTCCCTCAGGTCATTTTCTCTCACAATAGATCTTTCTACCTTCTCATACCCTTGGAAGACTTTCTCTGACTCTTCCTGCGAAATCATGGAAGGATGGAAGGCTTAACTGAAAGGGTTTGTATTGCTCCCCACTTCAGTTGATAAGTTCATTgtagccccccctttttttattcactttaaatttctaccattttttGCCTTTCCTCGCCAGATTTCTTTATGTGCAAGTCTTTGCCTTTTTATCCTGAAATTCTCTATTCCTGTGTAATCCCTAGGAATCACCTTATTCTGTTTCTAGCTAAAGGAAGCTCCCAGCttatctcttttctcatttcctgcATACTTAGCTATCTCTTGGAACTTTTTCTTCTAACCTGCCTGCCTCCAtaacatttctgttttatttggcAAAAAAATCTCTTAATTCCTTTCTGGTTCTGATAGAACACATTTATTTCATATCCTGTCCCCCCAACTTGTATTACCTTTGTTGAAATAACCTTTCTTATCAAATGTTAGCCTTTTTCCCCACCGTATCTTGTCCTTCATTTTGGATCCTTCTCACCCACAAATTCTGACTTTCAAGAAGAGTGATTCTCAAATTGAGCTTGAGATCAAGATGTGATGTTTGCTTTTGTTCTAGAAGCATGGGAACTTTGCACAGCTAGGCAAGATTGGTATCCACTTTAGGCTGCAAAGGGGCATATTTCCTGTTCCATGTATGAGTATCCAACAGAAAGTATCTgtatctttcccttttctttatctgTGGGCTATGGCAATGATAGACTTGAGTGAATAAGGATGGAATAGGGTTTAATTGGAGTTGATCCTGAAGCCAGGTAATGTGGAATTTGTGTTCTGACCACCTTAGCATTTTCTGCTCTGTGATTgagttaaaaacaacaaatctCTAAATTCAGATTAATCTTTCTTCACTCTCAGTGCCATATAGATACTTATCCATTCTGACCTTGCTACTGATTTAATATTCATGACTCAGCAAACCTTGGTGTGGTCAAGGAGTGTTTACATTTCTTCTAAAACTATAAATTTGTGGAGGTCCCATTTTCCTCTTTGCGAATTGGGTcctattttgattttcttctagGACAGATGGCAGTTCTGGGTTCTAAGTTATTTTGTAACTATCCCACCAATCCTTCCTTTTCTGtcagaatgtaatttttttttcctcctttaagtgtACTCTTCCAAATGAGCTATCTATTCACCTTCCAGGACACAGTTATCCTACTTCTTAGACCTTGTgtagatattttaatttgtattcattcttttattttccccccttggctggggattgaacccatagcttcacacatgataggcaagcatgctactactgagctatactctcAGCCCTcacttccccctttttttttaaatcagtacctgatgaatgcaggggtgctttatcactgagttacatttccaactcttttttattttgagccagtctcactaagttgcttagggctatGTGTGAAGTTGCTTGGACTAGCTTCGAACttggctatcctcctgcctcagcatctcgagttgctgggattataaataTGTGCCAGTGCACCTGGCTCTCATTACTTTCTTAATGAATGGGACATCATCAGATTCAAAAGTTATTACCCAGCCTCCTCCTGCTTTTCTCCTAGAACTCCTTATTTCTTTTGACAGGTCAGGACTAGAATATGGGGTGAAGGTGGGGACTGATTTCATATCTTTTGATTTGAGGAAACAGTAGTACCTAGAAACCTAGAACATTCTACCTCTGTCTACTTGGTGCTAGACTCCAGAAGACAAAACCAGTGTATAGTATGGCCACTGAATCAAGTCATCCTCTGGATCTGGATGATTTTCTAATAGATTTGCTCCCCTGCTCTTGcccttatttgcttattttctcagTGAGCATAGAGTGAGCAGGACTTGGAATTCATTTTCTCCCACTGgtattctaaaaagaaaacaaaaacaaaaaccattatcAGGGCTAATGGTCAGAATTGAAGAGAAGTGATAGGTTTGGAATATGTAACTGGGAAAAGACCTACTTTTGgggagattttatatatatatattatatattatatttatatatatatatatatatatatatatataaataataacatttttagctgtagatagacacaattcccttattttatttgtttttatgtggtgctgaggatcaaacccagtgcctcaaatgtgctaggcaagcactctaccactgagctacaaccccagccctttggagaatatttgaaggaaaaaaaaaaccttgaaggTATAAGGGTGAGTGacatttattttgaattgttCAACAATGTAAGGTTTGACTCCTTTCTGAGTTTTAGCATTTTGCCTTGGAAATAATGGTAGCTGGGAAAAAAACAGTATTAATGCTGTTAGCTCTGTGTGCCAACCCTAACATGGTGGAGAAGAATTGGATTAAAGCCAGTGGCATAGTGTAA
Proteins encoded in this region:
- the Shbg gene encoding sex hormone-binding globulin isoform X1; the encoded protein is MSPQSPSLASRIRTEAIRTPAFGPTTKIPTPVLQGRAKGIQTRVTKSREMRVVEVPRVPSRGSSAGRTERPAGKRAQDPPARHLSNGLGQEPVAVMSFNLSKINKTSSSFEFRTWDPEGVIFHGDTNTEDDWFMLGLRDGKPEIQLFNSWAQLTVGAGPRLDDGRWHQMKVKIDGDSVLLWVNGEEILSLRQVSGPLDNKPQSIMRIALGGLLFPTSNLRLPLVPAFDGCLRRDTWLGQQAQFSSFSSTTFRSCDVELQPGLFFSPGTHAEFSLQDIPQPIVEPWTFSLDLEFKLAAGSGHLLALGAPENPSWLSLHLQDQKVVLSSGAGPGLALPLVLGLLLQLKLNMSRVVLSQGLKTEVLVLPPSSLGPLLNLWTQPQGRLFLGALPGEESSASFCLDGLWAQGQKLDMDRALSRSQDIWTHSCPQIPSNGTDTSH
- the Shbg gene encoding sex hormone-binding globulin isoform X2, whose product is MESRGPLVTSHLLLLLLLPLLLPPHTHQGWALEHLLPTQRAQDPPARHLSNGLGQEPVAVMSFNLSKINKTSSSFEFRTWDPEGVIFHGDTNTEDDWFMLGLRDGKPEIQLFNSWAQLTVGAGPRLDDGRWHQMKVKIDGDSVLLWVNGEEILSLRQVSGPLDNKPQSIMRIALGGLLFPTSNLRLPLVPAFDGCLRRDTWLGQQAQFSSFSSTTFRSCDVELQPGLFFSPGTHAEFSLQDIPQPIVEPWTFSLDLEFKLAAGSGHLLALGAPENPSWLSLHLQDQKVVLSSGAGPGLALPLVLGLLLQLKLNMSRVVLSQGLKTEVLVLPPSSLGPLLNLWTQPQGRLFLGALPGEESSASFCLDGLWAQGQKLDMDRALSRSQDIWTHSCPQIPSNGTDTSH